TGGAAGGGGAAGTTAACAGTTGAAGATGGAGGGAGAAAGCTGGCTGCTAAAGTGACATACTGTCTCAGAGGCAGAAGGTTACACCCTCATCTCACTGAACTGAACCGTGAGCTTTTGTTACTGACTCTTCCTTCACaaacttttccttccttcctccctctcacaTTGTGTTTACTGACTGGtcctttttaaaagttctcttgAACCCATTCTCTTGCTCATTTCTTTAAAAGTGAAGTCTTTTCTGCTTTCCCTTAAAACTTCTTTTTATCTggttcttttcccttctcttttgtcCCCCCTCACACGTCTTGTCTCCtgtcctctcttttctctttctttttactatttatgtttgtttctacctatcatctatctacctatctgcCGTACCTACCTCTCTCTCTACCTACCTAGCCATCTAGCTATCTATAttgtattctcttttttaaaaaactgacttcTACTTTTTAAATCCATCTCCCTCCATCACACACAAGTGTACTTGGCTTTATTGGTTCTCCCCGTCATTCTCACAttgtctttttctgctttttctcactTTCCCCTACTGACTCATTATTTATaaacctctttctttctttcttcattatttcttaCTTCTGATCCATCATCCTTTCTTcctatcttccttccttccttccttccttctttatctttacccttcccaccctccttcttccttccccccATCCTCCTTTTACTCTCTTTCTGCTGGCtccccttttattttttcattcctgCTCTAactctctcattctctttctcaTGCATCCCTCCTTACTGGCttccacttttaaaattatatacctaCTTACCTACTTACCTATCATCTGTATAACTGCCTACCTACCTATTCAGCTCTCAAccatttatctttgtctttatttttgtctttgctttcctGACTCCTACTTTTACAGTCTGTCCCCCGCCACACAACTGTTTTAGGTTTTTTTGTAGGTAAATGGTTCCTACATTTTCACTCTTATATAGTCTCTTCCCTTCTTTAGCTGTCTTCCCTACTGActcatcctttatttttaaatttttatttatttttggttgctctgggtctttgtttctgcttgcaggctttctctagttgcagcaaacagggcctactctctagttgtgctgggcaggcttctcattgcagagccaCACTATAGGGCAGGAGAGCTTCAATaattgcagctcacaggctctagagtgtgggctcagtagttgtggcacatgagcttggttgctccacagcatgtgggatcttcctggaccagggatcaaacctgtgtcccctgcattggcaggtggattcttatccactgagccaccacacaAGTCCCACCCTTTGTAAACTTattgcctgcctgccttcctccttccctccctttctcccctaCTTCCTGCCTTCCTGacctccttcttcctttccttccttccccctctcttcctcttaTATCTATTTTTTGGGTTTCCTCTTTTAAACctgtttttcttatctttttaatattgacttttaaaatcCTGTCTACTTACCCATCTGTCCATCAACCTACCAAACTACCTAGCTGTTCTCCattctctttgtttgtttttagctgaGTTCCTTTTTTGGAGTTTTCTCTCCTCGCTTCCTACaccctccctttcttcttccctccttcctgcctcctctctctttctcctctttctttgtcttctcttcaCTCCATTTCTTtcatggtctctctctctcctttccccacctgCATGCAtgtcttccccctcccctccctcacttCATCCCTTCCTCCCCCTTACTGTCCACTGCCCCTTTGccctttcctcatttctttcttccttgccccctcctcttctcctttctccatccatccacccacgctcactctctcatcctctttcatttgcttctctctccttctgtccattcctgcctccttcctcttccccctctttctctctcctatttccttctttcttcccttcctccttccttcttcttttgctttgtttataCTACTCCTTTTGCAAATCATTtgtttccttctccctttctttatacatttttctatTATCTTTACTACTggtttctcctttaaaaatctattctttCTACCTATCTACCTACCTAGCTGGCTGGCTCTACATCCAGCTGTCAATCACTCTTAAATTGGCTcctacttttaaaactttttttaaaaaatgcctgaaacattcttcctttctttctgtatccaactctccttttttctttcctttctgtctctcatttttctctattttacattttcttataatttattcCATTTGAAGCCTCTCTCTTTTTTGCTTTCATATGTCTTCCtttgttctttccttctgttattCGATTTCTGTTCATCATTTTTTTGttccctttctgcatttctttcttctctgtgccTGTCTGCACgcagcctccctgcccttctgTTTCCCTTTCCTACTTTACCCTATCCTATCCTGTCTTGTCCATCTTccgtttttcttttattctctatGTACTGAcccctttgaaaaatatttttaaacttctttccctttctctttttctatcttttatGTACTGACTTTTAGAAACTtggttctctttttaaaagtaagacCTATCTATCCATCCAACCATCGATCATCTATCAATCACCTATCTATGGTtctatctatttatattttatatactttcctAGTTATCAACCTACCCTCCTGTCAATTCATCCATGAATCTTATATCACTGAAATATTTTACCTGgcttctttttagatttctttccccACTGTCCACAATTGTGCTTAATTTTCTTATTAATGCATCCTTTTCAAGCCCCTCACactctgtttcatttcttttatattttacacTTTCTACAGGCTCATCATTTTAAACTTCTCTTTCCTCCCACTTCCTTCTTTCGATCTTGCTTCTTCTTTTTGTCctttaaaagcttttttctgTCCCTTCTAGCTCTGCTTCATTCATTGTCCTTTGCTCTTTGTCTTTCCTCCTCTATTTTTATCTCtcccctctgtcatcccttttctctcctctttccttcttccattcCTTCCCTACTTCCCTCTCTCCACTCCTCTTCCATTCTTTTTGCATCATctcctatttttaaatatttttcttttttttttttcagttctactattatttatttttttaaatatttttgaaaaaatataatttttttacaatattttcaaCTTAAACACTATTCACACTGAACACGTATGGCAGCTTAACCTACCCAAATAAGAAGTTTAAGAAGCCAAAACTGTTCTAGCTTTGTTAAAAGAAAAGTTGTGCTGCAGACTATTGTAGTGATGGTTAACAAAGCAAGGAAAAGCACCACTCAAATCATATGTAACAATTTCTTTGTTCAATTGAATTATGGGTTGGTCAAATGTTAGATTTTACATAGGTAATAGCTATGATGCaatgactccttagaaaaggATGGAATTCTCAAATCACATACTTTCTTAGATGTAACAATAGGATAATTCAGTATTTTCTTACACGATAACACCCCATAAAAGCCAGGAGATTTAGGTTCACTACCTTGTAACCTCAGTAGCTAAAGACATACTTAAATGTCTATACTGAACTATTTCAATTAACCAGCAAGCCTTCTTCAGAAAAAGGAGATTCTTTTTGATGGGAACAAATgcaaatttaagtctgaactgaGGAACTCACTTAACAATTAGAATTTAATTTAGATTTAGAGATCATTTAATTTGGTGCTTTGACACAACTTGACTGGTGCTTCTTTCCTTGCTGTCTTCACTTCAAGCCATGGGGCCAATTCTattctcagtaaatgtttgacAGCTTTTTACTTAATAACAGTCTCAGCACTTTTATTAAGCATGCAAGACTAACAAAACTTTGGCAATGCATAAGTGTAACACAGTGACAAGAGAGAGCTTTTACAATTAAGTCTTCTAATACTGCCTTCATAGTGTGGAAATTGTGCTACATCCACCAAAAGAGGGCCCCGTCTACTCAAATATTTTAGTACTTCACCCCAGGAACAAACTCCTTTGCATTTGGATTCAGATTGCTCTTGACCACAAGATCTTCCAGGGAAGAGCCATCACTGATAACAAGGTCATTAAACTGGTCTTGGATTTGGTCCATAGTTTGCGGGAGATCTCGAGCTGGAATAAACCACTCatgttcctcttcttcttccagcATTTCTTGGAAACAGCGTTCAATAAATTCTTCTTCCCATAACTCCTCTTCTATTTGTCTGTtgaattcctcttcattttccatCCACATGTACTCTGCAAATGGATTGTCATCTTCATGAGAATGACCGTTAATTATCACATCTTCATTGATGATGCTTGGGCTAGTACTGCTGCGACTTGGATCTTTCATGGTTGGCGTTAGATGTAGTTTTTAACCCAGTGCACGGCAGCGGGGACGGCAGCCAACGAATCCGGTCGGCCTCCGCGGATCTCCACAGGCAGCGCCGCTCCCCCGCTCGACGCGCGCTTCGCCCGCAGCCTCCCTTCTCCAGtccctaaatatttttcttttcatcactaTTTCTCtttaaagtgaaattaattttattattaaaatatttgtgtatttggttgggtcttagttatggtatgtggagtctagttccctgaccagggatcaaacccaggccccctgcattggcagtgcagagtcttagccattggaccaccagggaatccctcttcttccttcttaagCTTTTCTACTGACTTCTTTTTAAACTTCTctttctccccgccccccaccccccattcctctctcctttctttacaCTGTCTTAACCTGATTGCTCTTTTAAAGTTCTACCTACCtagagggatggaacccaggcctcctgcattaggagctcagtcttagccactggaccactagggaagcccctcctctctctttccttcctgtccctcctccctttcttcGTGTCTTATTCCTTCCTCCTACCCCCTTTCATCATCCACCCTATCACCCTTCCCCTCTCTTGTCTTCcttcatttgttttccttccttcccctttccttcctcccccctTCTTCTATTACTACttctaaaacttttttctttcctttcctctctctttctttatacATTCTTGTCCTTACAACTGCCTTCTCCTGTAAAAACTTGTTTCTACCTAAATTTCCTACCTATCTAGCTGGCTATCTACATAGGTATCAATCATTTAGCTTTATGTTACATTTATTGCCTTCTACTTTTAACTATTCGCACATCACACAGTTGTACTTGGTTTTCCTACTGATCCTCCATCACACTCTTacatcccttctccttctgtatgCCATTCTTTTCCCTGACTCATCCTTTATAGAATtcaattcttcctttcttcttctactGTCTCCTTTGAAAAAAACTTTCTTGTTTTCCCCTCTctcattttctgtattctttgtcCTGTCTTACTACTACTGGTTTCTCCTTTATGAATATCTATCTATCAACCTGTCATCTGGTTGTCATCAATTAATGTAtcattattttacaattttaaatatctatcTATCAACCTGTCATCTGGTTGTCATCAATCAATGTATcattattttaccattttaaactgatttctttcaaatctctctctctccatgccTTCAATTATACTTAATTTTATCAACATCTCTTTTTAATCTCCTCAGTGTCTCTCactcacattttgttttttatttcatattttttcctagcttcatcccttttaaaaaaattgtatgtatTGGAGTagggttgatttacagtgttgtgttagtgtcacgtgtacagcaaagtgaatcagttacacatatatccactcctttTTTGCATGTGAAATTTAAACAAAGTCTATATTTAATAACTATCACATGTTAATTTTCtgggtattttttcttttacaacatagtatttctttatattctcagaattggacTAGAATCAAGCctcattcaaatttttttaaaaatcactaaggTGATAAactttctagacttttagcagGAATACCAGATGCAAAATACATGGAACTATATCAAACTTCTGAGTGAatgtataaattagaaatctagcattctattcatactaagtcaaacaagtggaatgccataaatgtcataaattttttagctaggcaaaaattcataagctttctaatatatatatatattatccatatatatatgtatacaaaagcttttctactatacTTGATAAAGGTTTGAGAAAGAacgtcaaaaaataaaaaagagaaattggaaaacataaactaaatgacaTGGGAGCACTAAACATGAAATAGAAAAACTGAAACAaattagataaaagtaaaagatcatcatatagtccagttgcttttaaacatacctgctcattagaaacacatctggagctctggagaaaaaaagcaatacctgggcatttgtatttttcaaaaaaattccaagataattctgatatgtatctggattttaaaaagtgattacaggtttttctattaaacgGTAGTTTTAGTGATGTAGAACTTCAtaattttctgttgaccaatcatgatacattGGTATTAAGTGAATAACAGTTAGGTAACCAagaagacaagctggaatcaagattgccgggagaaatatctataacctcagatacgcagatgacaccacccttatggcagaaagcgaagaggaactaaaaagcctcttgatcaaagtgaaagaagagagtgaaaaagttggcttaaagctcaacattcagaaaacgaagatcatggcatgcggtcccatcacttcacgggaaatagatggggaaatagtggaaacagtgtcagactttattttggggggctccaaaattgctgcagatgttgagtgtagccatgaaattaaaagacacttgctccttggaagaaaagttatgaccaacctagacagcatattagaaagcagagacattactttgccaacaaaggtctgtctaatcaaaactatggtttttcctgtggtcatgtatggatgtgagagctggactctgaagaaagctgagtgctgaagaattgttccttttgaactgtggtgttgggagaagattcttgagagtcccttggactgcaaggagatcagtcagttcatcctaaaggaaatcagtcctgtattcattggatggactgatgttgaagctgaaactccaatactttggacacctgatgcgaagaactgactcattggaaaaactgatgctgggaaagattgaaggtgggagaaggggacaacaaatgataagatggttggatggcatcacccactcaatggacatgagtttgagtaaactccgggagttggtgatggacagggaggcctggtgtgctgcagtccatggggtcccaaagagctggacatgactgagcgactgaattgaactgaagccaccagggaagcccccttggaAGTCTCCTTTTTAAACAGCCCTCTTCCCCAAATTGTACTTGAATTTTTTACTTACTGTTTCTTTTCAAGCCTCTTATGCAATCACACTCcctctttttatttaactttttcctACTGTCCCATCCTTTAAACActtaccttctttttctttctttgctttctgattcAATTCTCTGTCTTTTACTTGCTGCCTTTCGTCcttttgctttacattttttgtcttccctcctcccttttcaCCCTCCCCTGGCACTTTCCCCATCCCTCTCACTCCTTTTAAACTCACTTTTAAGGGCTCCTCTTCTGAAGCATTTCTTTCTCTCATCTGCTATCCTGTTTTGTACGTTCATTTCTGGGttactcttttaaaaagtatttatttatttggctgtagcAGGTCTTGGTTGTAGCATGTGGCATCTTTGGTCTTTGTTGCGGcgtgtgagatctttagttgaggtatgcaaactcttagttgtggcatgtgcatctagttccctgaccagggattgaactgggcccCTTGTATtcgaagcacagagtcttaaccactggaccaccaggaaagccctctgggttattattttaaaagttggttCTACCTATCTGTTACCTATCATGTTTATTTTACaggtttttttaaattcctctgaCTCCTTTTgaagtctctctctcacacagtcacattctctcttcattttattttttcctataacttattcattaaaatttttttctttccttctttccttttctcctttattcccATTTTTAATAGTTCCTTTTCAtgccttttcttttgctttctcttttgtctGCCTGCATCcctgccttcttccctttctttcttcctattttattctttttacaggCTTCTCTTTTCAAactgtcttctttccttctccctttctctcttccttctattttctttgtCCTGCCTTTTTTACTGGCTCCTATTTTATAAATTCATCCTATTTACctcttttctatatttctttcctctgtctttctctgtcccttctctctttcttccatgGTTTCTCTGTGTTCCTGTACTGCTTTTCTTACTGGCTACTGGCTCTTCCTTTTTGAAgtatgttcatattttctgtcttcCATCTACCCAtcttccctcccttccacctccccctccccccttatTTAATGCTAGTCTTCTATAAATTTTGAAATCCTTCTCTTATTGTACTatactttttctctcccttttgctctgtgtctctgtttctcctcttttcatttccttctttgccttttttatcttttcatttttaattttcttttcttttactgacTTTTTAACTTCCtcctttttaatattaatattttccttttctcctattctCCCTGTCCTACTGGATCCTTTTATTCCATTCAGTCTATCTTCAATGTGCTGTTTTTTCATATTGGTATCTCCTTTttaagtctctctctttttcttttactaactTCTCATTCTTTCCCCTATTACTCCCTGCCCAAATTGTATTAGATTTTCCTACTggcttcttttcaaatttttttctcactctcacattctgtttttattttattttacttttttctattcACATATcctttttaaacttctttattctctctcttcctcctactcctttgtttctctatttgtgtctgtatgtctttttcttgctccctttctttcattctctgttttctttgtttgcttttcttcctcATACTCCTcgtctttttcttgtttctttgcctTTGTCTCCTTCCACTCCCTCatggagtgtgagtgtgtgtgtgtgtgtgtgtgtgtgtgtgtgcgtgcgcgtgcacGTGCATGTGTATTTTCTTACTAGCTTCTTCTGCTTAATAttattcttattcattcattcactttcctcctctttatatctccatttcattctttctttttgtatcatattttctcctttttaacctttttgttctttatttcttgcttaagatattttaaatgtctcttctttttttctacttaaattttttttctctttctctagctTACTGTTTTGTATAATCTTTTCTTAGTGGACCTCAGttaaaattttcctatttttcattcATTGTCTCCCTCTTTGTTTCAGTCTGTTTTGGGGGTAATGTTTTGTCTTACTGGCTCATTTTCTCTATCTATATATAACTGTCTCTttccctttttgttgttgttctgtctctTCTACTGGCTCCTTTTTAAACTCCTAGTAAAGGCAGTCTTGTCTGCTGAGCCACTTTATAGAAGTGTGTAATTTGTTATAATGTCTGTAATATAACAAtattgtgtgaatgtgtgtgggtGTCTGTACATTCTCTACAACTTGACCTGTAACTGGGAAGTGCCTGTAAGTGTGAGCTTCTAGAATTTCTATTTGCAAGGGCTTTGTCACCTCACTATATTAGCACATAGAGGGGTTTTTACAAAGCCAttgattattaataaatatttatacatattctaCTTACCTTTGTCTTTTATTGTTTCTCTCTTACCTTCTGTTTCATCTTGACTTctgttttcaaatacattttcttctgatCCCTCTCTCTGAAGGTCATTCCTCTGCATTTTTTGTAAATAATAAGTGActtttttctcgagttgtgcttttttctaaatattaaaatatatatattcaatgtttaaaatttaatatcaACTTGCCACTGGAAATGTATAACAGATACTTCAAATATGATGGTATATTTGAAGGAAGCCCTCATTCTTGAGATTTCTAAAATCAGAGTACAGAGCTAGGAAGGTAATAAGGGTAagtttccttttgctttccaACTTGAAGAATGTATTTTAATAACTAGGTCCAACTGAACTCattgcctactttctggagactGGTCCCATTTTAGACCAGCCCTTAAAGTCCAGGTTCAGACCAGACTGGCTCTTTCCATCAATAGCTATCCTTGTGAATTTAAGTCACTTCTGAAAATccacactttaaaatataaaaattagcaAAACCCTTTTCTCAAAACAGCCCAAGTTATTGTTCAAAGGTCACTCTACCTTATGGTGAGTATCTTCTTTGACTTTTTTACGTTGTTCTTCAAATCTTGCTTCTATTTTTACTTCTTCTCCAATCTTTGACAGAAGtaacatttcttttgttttccattccTAAGGAGCACAATGTCATGGTAGTCAGCAGGGCTTCTCTTTTataatcttttgttttgttttgttttcattttttttgatcAATAAGCAAATTAGGTCAAATTAAGGCCCTTATAGGAACTTGGACAACCATAATGAAAATCTTACATTGCCTTTAGAATCGGCTTATGCTTCAAAGGTAGATCTAAAAAGATGCTGGAAAGGTGATTTTCTCTTATAGATTTGAGGAATTATCATATGTAATATGTTGCCCTTAAATGTATTCTGACAGGGAGCCTGAACAAATAGCCTTATCTGAGCATTGAGGAGTAAGAATACAAACATGATTATTTTTCACTAGAGTTAAATTCTAAAACTTTAAGAGCAGAT
The genomic region above belongs to Ovis canadensis isolate MfBH-ARS-UI-01 breed Bighorn chromosome X, ARS-UI_OviCan_v2, whole genome shotgun sequence and contains:
- the LOC138930496 gene encoding polyadenylate-binding protein-interacting protein 2, encoding MKDPSRSSTSPSIINEDVIINGHSHEDDNPFAEYMWMENEEEFNRQIEEELWEEEFIERCFQEMLEEEEEHEWFIPARDLPQTMDQIQDQFNDLVISDGSSLEDLVVKSNLNPNAKEFVPGVKY